The Nitrospira sp. sequence CCTTAATCGACTGTACCACGGCAATCTGCACAAACCAGATCCCCACAATGACGACCAGCGGCGACCAATCGATGCCCATCCCCCAACCCAGTCTCCGTCGGAGCGGAGCCAAGACCGGTTCCGTTGCGCGAGTCAGGAATTGGACGATCGGATTCCACGGGTCCGGATTCACCCAAGAGATAAGTGCCCGTGCAATCACGATCCAGCTATAGAACGTCAACGCATAATCCAGCACGGTCGCAAAGCCCAACAAGGTATTTCCCAGCACGAACATCAGCTTCCAAGCTCCTGAGAACGTTTCGTGGCAGCTTCAACAGCATCGATCAACACAGCTCGAAGGCCGCCCTGCTCCAGTCGATGCAGGCCCGCGATGGTCGTTCCGCCGGGAGAGGCAACCTGATCCTTGAGACGAGCAGGATGTTGCCCAGTCTCCAAGACCAATCGGGCGGCACCCAACACGGTTTGGGCTGCGAGCAGGCCGGCTGTCTCTCTCGGTAATCCCATTTTTACCCCACCATCGGCCATGGCTTCTATCGCGAGAAACACGTATGCAGGTCCGCTTCCGCTTAACCCGGTCACCGCATCCATGAGACGCTCCTCGACAGAGACGACTCTACCCACTGATTCGAAGATCTGCCGGGCGCAGGCGATCCCGCCTTCACCCACTCCTGGTCCGATCGCCAATGCCGTCATCCCTTCCCCGACCATCGCCGGCGTATTCGGCATGGCACGAACGACGCGGGTGTGCCGCCCACACGCTTCCATGATTCGGCTGATTCGTACGCCGGCAGCCACTGAAATCACGAGCCGCTTGGCCGATACGGCGCCGACTCCCTTGAGGGCTTCTGCCATCACCTGCGGTTTGACGGCCAAGACGACGACGTCGCTTGAGACAACGATGTCATGATTCGAGACACCGACCTGCACCCCGTATTGCTTCTTGAGGTGATCCAGCCGGGTTGCATCCGGATCAGCCACCTGGATCTGTTCAGACTTGTATAACTTGGCCGAGAGAACCCCACTAATCAGCGCCTCCGCCATTCGACCGCCGCCGATAAAGCCAAGATGTCTTGCGGGAACCATCCTAGGCATGGCGCGCTCCAAACAGGGCGGTGCCGACACGGACCAGTGTCGCCCCCTCCTCGATGGCTGCTTCATAGTCGTTCGACATGCCCATCGACAGTTGATCCATGCTCACGGAGGATACCTGCAATGCCATGATCTGGCGAGCCAATTCCCTGAGTTTCCTGAAATACGGTCGAGCCGAGTCCGAATCAGCAGTTGGTGGTGGGATCGTCATGAGACCTTTGATACAGATATGGGGAAGTTCCGCCATGCTCGATAGCGATCGCATCACGTCGTCCGCACGAAATCCTGTCTTCGTCGGCTCGTCTCCGATATTCACTTCCAGCAAAACATTCTGTCGGCGGTCGGCTTCTCCCGCACGACGGTCGATTTCATGCGCCAGGTCCAGGCTGTCCACCGAATGAATCAAGTCGAATACACCGATCACTGACCGTACCTTCCTCCGCTGGAGGTGCCCGATAAAATGCCATTGCACGGACGCCTGAGAAAACGTGGATATCTTAGAACGCGCTTCCTGCACACGATTTTCGCCCAAGATGGACAAACCGGCGCGCACCCCTTCCGCAATGTGGTCGACCATCACGGTTTTTGTCGCAGCCACGAGTCGAACGCTGCCGCCGAGGCGTCCGGCCTTTTCTTCGGCTGACCGAATTTTCGTCAGCACCGTTTGAACACGCGTGGTCGTCTCTTGGATGAGCGGTTCCATCGTCCATTCTCATGAGTCGCGGCCGCTCATTCAGCGAACCGTCCCTATTCTAGCGGAAGAACCTGAGAATTGGCAGAGTCTGAGCTATCTTCGCTTCAGCGGCAAGCCGATTGCGCTGACCATAGTCCCGTTGACTTTGCCCTCTCGCCGATAGGAAAAAAAGAGATCTGCATGGCAAATGGTACAGAGGTTCACGGTCGTGATGGACTGAGGAACGGCCCCAAAGGCCTGTGCTTGTTCTTTGACGAGGGCTTTCAAATCAAGGTGTGTTTTTCCGCCCTTCCTGCTTTGAATCACTTTGTCCCAACCTGAAAACTCCTTACGCAAGTTGTTCAGAACGGGCTCATCCACCTCATAGCAACAGACGCCGGCGGACGGACCGATACTGATACGGATCTCTTCAGGGACTGAGCCGAAGCGAGCCTGTAACAGCGCCAGTGTTTTGGGTACGATCCCGGCAACAGCTCCCCGCCAGCCGGCATGGATCGCGGCGACGACACGACGCTTGGAATCATGCATCAATATCGGAACGCAATCCGCCGTCCGCACGGCTACCATGACCCCGGACCGATCAGTCACCAAGGCGTCCCATCCGCCGATAAATCGATCCGTTGAAGCGAGTGCGCGATCGACTACGAGGGCATCCGTCCCATGAACCTGCTTGACAGAAAGCGTCCATGAAGACGACGCGGTCCCTTGTAGCCCTCGCAATGGAACACCCACTTCAAGGTCGAACCCCGCTGCATGCCGACGGGTCCCGAAAAAATGACGGATCTGACTCCGGGCATCCGCAAATGCCGGGACAGTAATAACCGATGGACTCGTCATCTCAACGCTCAACCCCACATCATGTGACGACCGGGACGAGAACTAGTCCGCTTGTTTGCGAAGAAACGTCGGAACATCCCATTCATCTTCGGCCGCTAAACCAACTCGGTCCAGGGACTCACGCGCATCGGTCATTCGTCTCAAAAACGTGGGGCGGTCCAGATCCTTCATCGGCCGATCCATGCCAACGGAGGCGCCCACGCCTGCCAACACCGGTTGTACAGGTTTGGCCGGCCGATTGGTTCCTCGGTCCATCCCAATCGTGGCAGCTGCTGCATCGTCTTCTCGTTCAAATCCGGTCGCGATCACCGTAATGACGAGTTCCTCACCCAGGTCGGGGTTGATGACCTGCCCGACAATGATATTGGCTTCCGGATCCGCCGTCTGCTGAATGATGGATGCTGCCTCCTCGATTTCATGCAGCGACATGCTGGGACCTCCCGTAATGTTCAACAGGACCCCACGGGCGCCTTCGACACTCCCTTCTTCCAAGAGAGGACTGCACATGGCTTTTTGGGCCGCTTCGATCGCCCGGTTCGGCCCACGGGAAATGCCCATGCCCATGACCGCGCGTCCGGTGTGTGACATCACCGTGCGGACATCGGCAAAATCGACGTTCACATGGCCTGTGGTGGTAATGACATCGGCGATGCCTTGAATGGCTTGTCGCAATACATCATCCGCAACCTTGAACGCTTCCAGCAGGGGAGTTGATTTGTCGACGATCCCCAGCAACCGCTGGTTGGGAATCACGAGTAACGTATCGACATGCCGGCGCAGGTCCCGGATTCCCTCTTCGGCATGCTTGTGTCGCCGTTGGCCTTCATACTGAAACGGCTTCGTCACGACGCCTACCGTGAGAATACCCATTTCGCGGGCAATGCTGGCCACGATGGGAGCGGCTCCGGTACCGGTTCCTCCACCCATTCCCGCGGTGACGAAGACCATATCGGCCCCTTCGAGACATTCGCGGATGTGCTCCTTGCTTTCAAGCGCCGCGTCCCGACCGACTTCCGGCTTTGCCCCCGCACCCAACCCCCTGGTCCGTTCCGGGCCGAGTTGGATCTTGAAGGAAGCCAGGGACCGATCAAGTGCCTGAAGGTCGGTGTTGCTCGCGATAAAATCGACACGAGCTAACCCGGAGGTGATCATCGTGTTGATCGCGTTGCATCCGGCGCCGCCGATCCCGATCACCTTAATACGGACCGGCGACAGCACATCTTCCTGGAATGAGAACATTGGGACACCTCCCTCATATCACCCAGCGCGACAACCATCGGTTGTCCGCAAGGTTTTTAAGGTTAAAAGACCTCCAACACCCGCTTCGTCCACCCGAACATTCTGGCCCAGGTTCCTCCGTTACGAAGCCCGGCCGTCTCCAATTCATCGACATGTCGCCGGGCATGCCACAAGAGACCAACCCCCGTCGAGTGACTGGGATGGCCGACGATATCTCTGAGCCCTCCGACACCGGAAGGTACCCCTCGGCGCGCCGGCAGGTTCAATACTTTCTCGGCGGCATCGGGCATGCCGTCCAAAAGTGACGTGCCGCCGGTAATCACCACACCGGCGCCCAACATCCCTTCATAGCCGGCGCGGGCAATCTCTCTACGGACGAGGTCAAACATCTCGTCAACTCGCGGCTCCAAGATCTCGGCGATATCCCGCCGGGAAAATGTTCGAGCAGGCCGATCCCCAACCGAGGGCACTTCGACGATCTGATGTCCGGTCACCAACTCGGTCCGCGCCACACCATGTTGAGTCTTGATCTTCTCAGCTTCGGTTTGTGACGTGAGCAGGCCGATGGCCAAGTCCTTCGTCAAATTTTGACCGCCGATGGGGAGCACCGCCGAGTGACGGATACTGCCGTCCAGGAAAATAGCAAGGTCTGTTGTCCCTCCTCCCAAATCCACCATGGCCACGCCCAAATCGCGTTCTTCCTGACTCAATACAGCTTCACTCGAGGCCAGCGGCTGCAGAATGATGTCCACCACGTCGAGTCCCGCCCGGTTCACGCTCTTTACGATGTTCTGGGCGGAAGTGACGGCACCGGTGATGACGTGGACGTTGACTTCCAACCGATTACCCGACAGACCCAATGGTTCACGTACTCCTTCTTGTCCGTCCACCATGAATTCCCGCGGCAGGACGTGCAGAATCCTCCGCTCATGGGGGATCACGGCGAGCGTGCGTGCGCTTTCGATGGCTCGATGGATATCTTCGCGGGTCACCTCGGCCCGCTTGAGCGCTACGACGCCCTTACAGTTTTCAGCGGAAATATGGCTGCCTGCGATACCGGTATAGACTGAATTGATCTGGACCGCCGCCATCAGTTCCGCTTCTTCGACGGCCTTCTTGATGGATTCGACGGTGCTTTCGATATCGACGACCACTCCTTTACGCAAGCCGCGCGAAGGGCTCGATCCGACACCGATAATGTTGAGACCTCCGCCATCGGTCATCTCCGCCACGATCGCGCAGATCTTCGTGGTTCCGATGTCGAGCCCGACCAGAATTTGATCCCGTTTTGGCACCGCAATCACCCCCCTTCGCGTACGATGATCCGGTTCTCGTACCGCAGATCCACTTCGTGTGCTCCGTGCCCATGTCCATCAAAGTTCAGCGTTTTCAGCGTCGGTTTGACGCGTTGGAACCGCTCCCACTGCTCCCCGATCGCTTCCTGCCCAAATTGGAATCGGACTCCCTGGACAAGGGCCACTAGATTCGACGGGTTTCCCGCGTGTACTTGTAGCCGGCCATCGAGGGTTCTCCCGACCACTCTGGCGAGCTCGACGCCGGACACAATGGCATGTCGTACCGCCTGCGTTCCTTGCAGCAGCCCTTGCAGATCGATTCCCGTGACGAGAGGCAACGCGTCATCGTCGGTCTGACCGAGCCGGGAAAGCACATGCCCCTCGTCATCGCTCAGAAAGTTCTGTGACTCGGCACGTACGATCGCCGCAGGCTTTCGTTCGACTACCGAGATCCGCAACTCATGAAGGGGAACACGGGTCACTTCAGCCGTTTTGACCCACGGATGAGATTCGACCTGTTCCTTGATGGCCGTCGTGACGATCAGGTGGAGCGGCGTCCCAGGTTTTACCTTTGCAAGATCGAGCACTTTCTGTTTATCGATATGGTGCGCTCCCTCGACTGTGATCGTCGTGATCTCCAACAGATGTTGGAACGCCGGTCCGGTGTGTTTGACGCCCATCACGATGAGCCATGTCCCGAGCGCTATCGCGGTCGCCACGCCGGCCCAACGAACGAGGGCCTTCCGTCTGGCGGCGTTCGCTCGTCCGGCTTCCTTCACGGCTTTCTCCCCTTGCGGATCCTTCCACTGATTCTTTCGGGGAACTGCATCCCCCGTCCGCCGTTTCTTCAAGAAGAATCGCATCACGCTGACTCCCGATTGACAGCTTGTGCACACCGAGCCGCGCGATCGAGCGCCGACTGCAGAATTCGCTCAACCAACGTGTCGTACCCGATTCCTACTTGAGCTGCGGCCATCGGCAGCAGACTGGTTTCTGTCATGCCGGGCACGGTGTTGATTTCCAGGACATAGGGACGGCCTCTCGGAGTGATTCGAAAATCCACGCGGGCAGCCCCCTCGCAGCCCAACACGTCGTAGGTTCGGCTCGCCAATTCACTGACTCGCCGAAGCACCTTGGGAGGAAATGGAGCAGGACAGAGGTACCGGGTCCTGCCCTTCTGATACTTGGCCGAGAAATCGTAAAAACCCTCGGGCGCCACGATTTCAATCGGCGGGAGCACGGTCGAGCCGCCCGTCGCCGTCCCAAGGATGGAAACGGCCGCTTCATGCCCCGGAATATAGCTTTCGACCATCACCTCCGGGTCATAACGATGCGCCAGTGCGAGCGCCTCCTTCCATTGACCCGTACGACGCACAATCGTAACCCCGATGGTAGAGCCCTGAGATACCGGCTTGACGACGACGGGTAATTCGAGTCGTGCCTCCCGTAGAATCTTCGACAGTGACGGTCTGTCATCTTCCCGTACGACTGTTCCGGCAGCAACCGGAACGCCATGCGCAGCCAATAACGTTTTGGTGATCGCCTTATGCATTCCCACGGCGCTCGCCCGTACGCCGGACCCTGTGTACGGAATACCGAGTGTCTCGAGAAACCCTTGGACTGTTCCGTCTTCACCCCCCGGTCCATGCAGCGAGAGAAAGGCAATGGCCACCTTCTGATTCTCCAAATCCCGATGGAGACGATCGGTGACGTCGATGGGCACCGCATCGTACCCACGGCGGATCAGCGACTGATGGACGGCCCGGCCGGTTTTCAGAGAGATCTCCCGCTCCGAAGATTGTCCCCCCATCAGCACACCGATCCGCGCATCTGTCATTCGACCAGTCGGCATCGACAATCCCTCTCTTTAAGCTTGCCCTACCAGTTTCAACTCCAATTCCAACTTGACCCCGGTCTTGCGAGCGACTTGAGCGCGCACCTTCCTGATGAGCGACAGCACATCACCGGCGCTGGCGTGGCCTTGGTTCACGATGAAGTTGGCATGCTTCGTCGAGACACATGCATCGCCGACCGACGCTCCCTTAAGCCCTGCCGCTTCGACGACTCGCCCCGCTGAATCGTTCGTCGGATTCTTGAATACACAGCCGGCGCTCGGCAGCGTGAGCGGCTGGGTATCGCGGCGATAGCGCAGATAATCCTTCACCACCTTTTCAATGTCCGCCCGCACCCCCGGCGTCAGCTGAAGCCAGACTCCGACTACGATGCCCGGTGGTAATGTCGCCCGGCGATACCCAAATTCGATCGTTCTGGCCTCACAATCGATGCGCGTGCCGTTCGGCGATATGATCCGGACTGCTTTCACCGAGTCCTTCATTTCGCCAAGCCTCGTTCCCGCATTCATGACCACACAGCCCGCCACACTTCCCGGTATACCGGCAGCCCACTCCAATCCCGCCAAAGACCGGCGGATGGCATAACCGATGAGTGTCGGCATTCCGACACCTCCCTCGGCGTACAACACAGACCCTGGTTCTTCTGTGATGGCGCGTAACTTTTCCAAACCGACCACCACACCTCGAATCCCTTTGTCGCGAACGAGGAGGTTGGTGCCGCCCAACACAAAGATCGGAAGCTTCTGTTCATTCGCCTGCCTGGCAAGCCGGACGACATCCTCCACGTCGGCCGGCAGAACCAAGACGTCGGCCGGGCCGCCGATGCGGAACGATGTGTAGTCCTTAAGGGGTGCATTGAAGCGAACCGTCCCTCGCAGGCCGACCACCGCCGACCGTAATCTGTGTTCGGCATATCTCGGTCGCGCCTTTGACTCATGTTGCAGACTTTGGGACATCTTGGGCCATCACGTGGACTCAAGGCGGGAGAGAATTCCGGTTCCCGCTTTCCAAATATCACCCGCCCCCAACGTCAAGACGAGATCACCAGGCCTCAGGTAAGGCAACACCTGATCCGGCAGCGTTTCTTTCCGCTCGATAAAGGTCACCGATGGATGGCCCGCTGATTTGATCGTTTCAGCAAGGGCCGCGCCGGACACTCCCGGAATCGGTTGTTCACCCGCCGGATAAATGTCGGTCAAGAACAAGGCATCGGCGTGATCAAAGGCATGAGCGAACTCTCCGATACAATCCCGTGTCCGGCTGTATCGATGTGGTTGGAACAGAACGACCAATCGGCGGTTCCAGCCCTGCTTGGCGGCGGCGAGGGTCGCCTTCACCTCCGTGGGGTGATGACCATAATCGTCGACCACCATGATCCCACCGGTTTCGCCGCGCAGATGAAAGCGCCGTTCGACGCCGGTGAAGGCCGCCAGCCCTTTGCGGATCAGATCGACCGGAACCTCTAGTTCCATGCCGATAGCGATTGCGACAAGGGCATTCGACACGTTATGAATGCCGGGGACGGTCAACCGGAAAGGGCCGAGGTTTTTCCCTCGGAAGTACGCACGAAACTCGGCGCCCCATTGCTTAAGGCTGACGTCCGTTGCCTTGAAATCCGGCGCCACCCCGTCCCGATCGAACAGTCCGTAGGTGTGATAGCGCTTCACGATGCGGGGAAACAGCCCGCGGAGATGATCGTCATCGGCACACAACACCGCCAATCCATAAAAGGGGATCTTGTTGATGAACTCCAAGAAACTCTCGTTGATTCGCTCCATCGAGCCATAGTGATCAAGGTGCTCACGGTCCAGATTTGTCACGGCGACGATCGTCGGAGACAGCCGAAGAAACGATCCATCGCTTTCATCCGCTTCCGCCACAAGCAAGTCGCCTCGTCCAAGCCGCGCATGGCTGCCCAACGCGTTGACCTTGCCGCCGATCACCATTGTGGGGTCGAGGCCGCCCTGCGCCAATACGTTCGCGACCATCGAGGTCGTCGTCGTCTTACCATGGGCGCCGGCGATGGCCACTCCGAACTTCAGGCGCATCAGTTCCGCCAGCATCTCTGCCCGTGGAATCACTGGAATCTGCTTGGCCTTCGCGGCCACCACCTCGGGATTACTCGCTGCCACGGCGGACGAAATGACGACGACTTGCGCTTCCCCCACGTTCGATTCTTGATGACCGATGAAAACTTTTCCGCCGAGCTCTTCCAGTCGCCTTGTCGTCTCAGAGACGTGCAGATCCGAGCCGGTCACTTTGTACCCCATCGTCAGGAGGACTTCCGCGATCCCGCTCATACCGGCCCCCCCGATTCCGACGAGATGAATCTGCTGTGTCTTACGAAAAAGCGTCATATGATTCACCCGTTGTCGTCTCGTTACACTCTGTGTCCTGGTGCCTTGTGCCCCAACAACACTAGCCTCCGGCCGCTCCAATAGATCGGTTGATGTCATGTGTCACTCCCATCAGCGCGTAACATTCACTGACGATCACTTTGCCGGCATCGATTCGTCGCATCTCCAAACTTTTGCGTTGCATCCTCTCCAACTGTTGCGGGTCCGATAGGACGGCTCCGATCGTCTCGCTCAATTTCATCCCGGTCAGCTCCGCCTGAGGAAGCACAATGGCTCCCCCAGCCGCTTCCATCGCCCGAGCATTCTTCATCTGGTGATCATAAATCGCCGTGGGTAACGGAATCAGAATCGCGGCCTTGCCACAGGCGGTCAGTTCGGCGATGGTCATCGCACCCGCACGAGCCACCACCAAATCGGCGGTGCGCAGAACAGCGGGCATGTCATAAAGAAATGGGACCACCGTGGCTTGTACCCCCTGGATTCGGTAAGCCTCGCTGACTCGTTCACAATCTCCTTCCCCGGTTTGATGCGTGATAGAGAGGCCGGGGAAACGGTTCTTCAATTGAGTCAAGCCCTCCATCACCGCGGTATTGATGGCCCTCGCACCTTGGCTTCCTCCGAAAATCAGCAAGTGCCGGCTAGCCTGCTCGGTTGCTTGATCACGGAGGTCTGATTGCGCCAGGAACTCTTGTCGGATCGGCGTCCCAACCACACGCACTTTTTGAGAATCAAAGGAGGTCCCGGCCGATTCAAACGCCAAAAAGATCCGCTGTGCAAACGGAGCCACGACTTTGTTGGCCAAGCCGGGATACGCATTTGGCTCCAGAATCACCCGAGGAACCCTTTTCAAGACAGCGGCTGCCAACATGCTTGGACTCGTATAGCCTCCCACACCGATCACGAGATTCGCCTGCCGACTTCTCAGAATTTCACACGACTGCCAGATCCCGATGGGGACGGACAACACACCGCGAATGATATCCAGCAATCCCTTCCCCATCACCGGCTTGGCCGTGATCAGCGCCAATTCAAATCCCTCATGAGCGAGCACCCGAGTCTCAATTCCCCGCGCGGTTCCGACAAAGAGAATCTTTGTGGAAGAATCCCGATGTAAAAACTCCCGCGCCAGCGCGACGGCTGGATAGAGATGCCCGCCGGTCCCCCCTGCGGCGATTACGATCGTCATCGTCGATTCGACCAACCACGCCCACCCCGAGGTCTCATCTCTTCTCGTCCGGCCTGCCGATCCCTTGAGATGTTCAGCAAGATCCCCACACCGGCCAGGCTCATGACCAACGAAGAACCGCCATAACTGACGAAGGGCAACGTGAGTCCCTTCGTCGGCAACAACCCCGTCACCACGCAGGCATTGACCAACGCCTGGGTGCCGATAAGCGTCGTGATACCGATCCCAAGGTAGCGCCCGAACGGGATACGCGCCCGGGTGGAGATCTGAAATCCGCGGACGACAAACAGTATGAACAAAAGAATGATGATGCCCGTCCCGGCAAAGCCCAGTTCCTCGCCCACAAGCGCCAACACAAAGTCTGTGTGCGCTTCGGGGAGAAAGAACAGTTTCTGCTTGCTTTCTCCCAACCCGACACCGAACAGTCCTCCGCTTCCAAATGCCAAGAACGATTGGGTAATTTGGAATCCCGTATCCGACGCATCTTTCCACGGTTCCAGGAACGCCATGAGCCGCTGGCGCCGATAGCTGGAGCTCAGGACAAGCACCAAACCGATCGGCACGGCACAGAGCGCCAACGTCGAGAGGTGAGACAGACGCGCACCGCCGACGAACAAGAGGCCGCCTGTCACAAGCCCCAGGACCACTACCGTCCCCATATCCGGTTCCAAGAGGATCAGCCCGCTGAGAACGCCGATCACCAGAAGCGCCGGCAGCAACCCTGTCGAAAAGGATTGGAGCCGATCCTCCTTTCTTGCCAGATATGCTGCGAGATAGATCACACCGATCAATTTCACCATTTCGGCCGGCTGAATCGAAATAGGCCCCAGCCTCAGCCAACGCCGGGCTCCTTTCGCTGCGACACCGATCGATGGAATCAATACGATGATCAGCAACGCCGTGACGAGACCCAGGAGCGGAAGAGACAGCCGTTTCCACCAGATGTAATCGACACGGGATGCCACGTGCAGCAGCATCAACCCGAACACCAGCCAGGCGAGTTGCCGTTTGAGGTAGTACCAGGAATCGTGGAATCGATTGCCCGCCACCACCGCGCTCGCGCTGAACACCATCACGAGGCCGACAAACGCCAGGATGAGCGTCACGAACAGCAAGAGGTGATCCATACCGACCCGCTTTGACGCCTGCGGAGCAGCGGTAGACCACGGCAATGCCAGGGTCCCTGCAGATCTCTGTGACATCGTGCGGTGTCAACGCTCCTCTGCCTTGTCGTCGGTTTACGCCGGCAAGGATTCCACGAGGGCCTTAAACTGACGCCCTCGATCTTGGTAATCCGCAAACATGTCGAAACTCGCGCAGGCCGGTGATAGAAGCACTACGTCACCTGCGTCCGCTCCCGATGCCGCCGATTCGACGGCGTCACGCAAGGAGCTTGCTCGCTCGATCCCTTGATACCCCTTCATCGCATTCGCAATCAGCGGAGCCGCCTCGCCGATCAGAAGCAGTCGCTTCACTCGCTGACGGATTGCAGGAACGAGCCGGGAGAAGTCTCCCCCCTTGTCGCGGCCACCGGCGATGAGCCAGATCGGCTGATCGATGCTCTCTAACGCCTTGAGCGTGGCATCCACGTTGGTTCCTTTGGAGTCGTTGATGAACCGTACGCCTCGTCGCTCCCGAACGACTTCCAACGCGTGCTCCAATCCGGGGAAGTCCTTGAGCGCCTGACGAATGATACTGAGAGGACATCCGCTCAGCAGGGCATAGGTTGCGGCCACCATCGCGTTCTCGATGTTGTGATTGCCGATAATCTTGATCTCGCTCCGTCCGCATACTTCCTGAGTCCGCCCCTC is a genomic window containing:
- the ftsW gene encoding putative lipid II flippase FtsW; its protein translation is MSQRSAGTLALPWSTAAPQASKRVGMDHLLLFVTLILAFVGLVMVFSASAVVAGNRFHDSWYYLKRQLAWLVFGLMLLHVASRVDYIWWKRLSLPLLGLVTALLIIVLIPSIGVAAKGARRWLRLGPISIQPAEMVKLIGVIYLAAYLARKEDRLQSFSTGLLPALLVIGVLSGLILLEPDMGTVVVLGLVTGGLLFVGGARLSHLSTLALCAVPIGLVLVLSSSYRRQRLMAFLEPWKDASDTGFQITQSFLAFGSGGLFGVGLGESKQKLFFLPEAHTDFVLALVGEELGFAGTGIIILLFILFVVRGFQISTRARIPFGRYLGIGITTLIGTQALVNACVVTGLLPTKGLTLPFVSYGGSSLVMSLAGVGILLNISRDRQAGREEMRPRGGRGWSNRR
- the murG gene encoding undecaprenyldiphospho-muramoylpentapeptide beta-N-acetylglucosaminyltransferase, whose protein sequence is MTIVIAAGGTGGHLYPAVALAREFLHRDSSTKILFVGTARGIETRVLAHEGFELALITAKPVMGKGLLDIIRGVLSVPIGIWQSCEILRSRQANLVIGVGGYTSPSMLAAAVLKRVPRVILEPNAYPGLANKVVAPFAQRIFLAFESAGTSFDSQKVRVVGTPIRQEFLAQSDLRDQATEQASRHLLIFGGSQGARAINTAVMEGLTQLKNRFPGLSITHQTGEGDCERVSEAYRIQGVQATVVPFLYDMPAVLRTADLVVARAGAMTIAELTACGKAAILIPLPTAIYDHQMKNARAMEAAGGAIVLPQAELTGMKLSETIGAVLSDPQQLERMQRKSLEMRRIDAGKVIVSECYALMGVTHDINRSIGAAGG